A window of Primulina tabacum isolate GXHZ01 chromosome 4, ASM2559414v2, whole genome shotgun sequence contains these coding sequences:
- the LOC142543584 gene encoding protein FLX-like 3 isoform X2 produces MAGRNRMPRHPDSFRGLPDDPRPILRRGPLPPHPLALEEELDLQRRDIQRLLVENRHVIDDNVMLQRDLASVKDEIHRLSQVIPKLNGEREAQRRELIERGLKLEAELRASEPLREKVAQLRTEAQKLSGVRNDLSTQVQNLTKDVNKLQAENKELTVMKTDVEKMRKELADARRIYEHEKKENEELVEQNLSMEQNLISMAREMEKLRAEQSRMEMGIRGYGMLNGSHETRYPGPYGDTWGSYDKRGPFRR; encoded by the exons ATGGCTGGGAGAAATCGCATGCCTCGCCATCCTGATAGTTTTCGAGGCCTCCCTGATGATCCACGGCCTATTTTGCGTCGAGGTCCCCTCCCTCCTCATCCTCTTGCCCTGGAAGAGGAACTAGATCTCCAAAGAAGAGACATTCAAAGACTCCTTGTTGAAAACAGACACGTGATTGATGATAATGTGATGCTTCAAAGGGATTTGGCGTCTGTGAAAGATGAGATCCACAGATTAAGTCAGGTTATTCCTAAACTGAATGGTGAACGAGAGGCACAACGAAGGGAGTTGATTGAAAGAGGGCTGAAACTAGAGGCCGAACTCCGTGCTTCAGAACCTCTGAGAGAAAAGGTGGCTCAATTAAGGACTGAGGCTCAGAAACTAAGTGGGGTGCGGAACGATTTATCGACACAGGTTCAAAATCTCACAAAGGATGTTAATAAACTCCAAGCTGAGAACAAGGAGTTAACTGTAATGAAGACTGATGTTGAGAAGATGAGGAAAGAGCTTGCTGATGCCAG GAGAATATACGAACATGAGAAGAAAGAGAACGAAGAGCTGGTAGAGCAAAATCTGTCAATGGAGCAAAATCTCATCTCCATGGCTCGAGAAATGGAGAAACTACGTGCTGAGCAATCAAGGATGGAAATGG GTATTCGAGGATACGGAATGCTGAATGGAAGTCACGAAACAAGATATCCAGGGCCATATGGTGATACATGGGGTTCGTATGATAAACGCGGTCCTTTTCGACGTTGA
- the LOC142543584 gene encoding protein FLX-like 3 isoform X1, with product MLGLSPSHLRDRLFLMAGRNRMPRHPDSFRGLPDDPRPILRRGPLPPHPLALEEELDLQRRDIQRLLVENRHVIDDNVMLQRDLASVKDEIHRLSQVIPKLNGEREAQRRELIERGLKLEAELRASEPLREKVAQLRTEAQKLSGVRNDLSTQVQNLTKDVNKLQAENKELTVMKTDVEKMRKELADARRIYEHEKKENEELVEQNLSMEQNLISMAREMEKLRAEQSRMEMGIRGYGMLNGSHETRYPGPYGDTWGSYDKRGPFRR from the exons ATGTTAGGTCTGTCACCTTCACATTTGAGAGATAG GCTATTCCTAATGGCTGGGAGAAATCGCATGCCTCGCCATCCTGATAGTTTTCGAGGCCTCCCTGATGATCCACGGCCTATTTTGCGTCGAGGTCCCCTCCCTCCTCATCCTCTTGCCCTGGAAGAGGAACTAGATCTCCAAAGAAGAGACATTCAAAGACTCCTTGTTGAAAACAGACACGTGATTGATGATAATGTGATGCTTCAAAGGGATTTGGCGTCTGTGAAAGATGAGATCCACAGATTAAGTCAGGTTATTCCTAAACTGAATGGTGAACGAGAGGCACAACGAAGGGAGTTGATTGAAAGAGGGCTGAAACTAGAGGCCGAACTCCGTGCTTCAGAACCTCTGAGAGAAAAGGTGGCTCAATTAAGGACTGAGGCTCAGAAACTAAGTGGGGTGCGGAACGATTTATCGACACAGGTTCAAAATCTCACAAAGGATGTTAATAAACTCCAAGCTGAGAACAAGGAGTTAACTGTAATGAAGACTGATGTTGAGAAGATGAGGAAAGAGCTTGCTGATGCCAG GAGAATATACGAACATGAGAAGAAAGAGAACGAAGAGCTGGTAGAGCAAAATCTGTCAATGGAGCAAAATCTCATCTCCATGGCTCGAGAAATGGAGAAACTACGTGCTGAGCAATCAAGGATGGAAATGG GTATTCGAGGATACGGAATGCTGAATGGAAGTCACGAAACAAGATATCCAGGGCCATATGGTGATACATGGGGTTCGTATGATAAACGCGGTCCTTTTCGACGTTGA